A genomic segment from Demetria terragena DSM 11295 encodes:
- a CDS encoding zinc-dependent alcohol dehydrogenase family protein yields the protein MKAAVVTTPGNISIESIPDPTPGSGEVVVEVAACGVCGTDLHIFDGEFAPRFPIVPGHEFAGVVVALGADVSFITEGDRVAVDPSLPCHACRYCRQGRSNLCDNWAAIGVTADGGAAQYAVAPQGNCVRIPEAARLEDFALVEPLACAISGMDALPRRPSEHYLIYGAGTMGVLIAGMARTSGAASVTVVEPRAERRLGVESLTGADLAVASSDEADRRDWDTVIDCTGVAAAIEDGLSRVAKGGTYLQFGVPHTGTRVEIDPHRVYQHEITIAGSMSVRNSFERAVDLLSHGALDPRRIITAEFALEEYRSALEAVRSGQGLKTQVIATGTPPRSID from the coding sequence TGTCGTCGAGGTTGCCGCGTGCGGAGTGTGCGGCACTGATCTGCACATCTTCGACGGTGAGTTCGCGCCACGCTTCCCGATCGTGCCCGGGCACGAGTTCGCCGGAGTGGTGGTAGCTCTCGGCGCCGACGTCTCGTTCATCACGGAGGGAGATCGTGTCGCGGTCGATCCGTCATTGCCGTGCCATGCTTGCCGCTACTGTCGGCAAGGGCGAAGCAATCTCTGCGACAACTGGGCAGCGATCGGTGTGACCGCTGATGGCGGCGCCGCACAGTATGCCGTTGCGCCACAAGGGAATTGCGTGCGCATTCCCGAGGCGGCACGTCTGGAGGACTTCGCCCTGGTGGAGCCGTTGGCCTGCGCGATCAGCGGCATGGACGCACTCCCACGCCGACCCTCTGAGCACTACCTGATCTATGGGGCGGGCACGATGGGTGTTCTGATCGCTGGCATGGCGCGTACCTCGGGAGCGGCTTCCGTCACCGTGGTCGAGCCGCGCGCTGAGCGCCGGCTCGGCGTGGAGTCCCTGACCGGTGCAGATCTAGCCGTGGCGTCGTCGGATGAGGCTGATCGTCGCGATTGGGACACGGTCATTGATTGCACCGGAGTTGCGGCGGCCATCGAGGACGGGCTGTCTCGGGTCGCCAAGGGCGGCACGTACTTGCAATTTGGCGTGCCGCACACCGGAACTCGCGTCGAGATTGATCCTCATCGCGTCTATCAGCATGAGATCACCATTGCCGGATCGATGTCGGTGCGGAACAGTTTTGAGCGTGCTGTCGACCTACTCAGTCATGGCGCCCTTGATCCCCGCCGCATCATCACCGCAGAGTTTGCCCTCGAGGAATACCGCAGTGCCCTCGAGGCGGTGCGCTCCGGTCAAGGTCTGAAAACCCAGGTCATCGCCACCGGCACGCCCCCACGCAGCATCGACTAG
- a CDS encoding zinc-dependent alcohol dehydrogenase, whose product MADIRRIVVDRHGEVVTEQATMPEPGPQEVRVRTVLVGVCGSDTHAQHGRHPHVPLPYAPGHEVLGIVDAVGEQVTDFSPGQRVTVEPTLPCWDCKQCRGGDENLCENLKFFGCGHEQGGMAQLFTIAARRLHHVPDELDDHTAALIEPLSTPVHAVRIAGPLEGRSVAIIGGGTIGLLTLAAARAAGARRVVLTDPLAAKRALAAELGADAVVDAAAPHATAQIRAALGESADVVFDCVAITPTVAQGVELARKGGTVAIVGVPTDDLVVPLPIVQDEQIRLQGSATYVAQDVRAAIELLQSGAVPADRIVTSERPEAEAAQAFRDAISGEQIKVVIRW is encoded by the coding sequence ATGGCTGACATTCGGCGGATTGTGGTCGATCGCCACGGCGAGGTAGTGACCGAGCAGGCGACCATGCCCGAACCCGGCCCACAGGAGGTACGGGTCCGTACGGTGCTCGTGGGAGTCTGCGGGTCGGACACCCACGCTCAGCACGGACGCCACCCACATGTCCCGCTGCCCTATGCGCCCGGGCATGAGGTCCTGGGCATCGTGGACGCGGTGGGGGAGCAGGTCACCGACTTTTCTCCCGGGCAGCGCGTGACGGTCGAGCCGACACTGCCCTGCTGGGATTGCAAGCAGTGCCGGGGCGGGGATGAGAATCTCTGCGAGAACCTCAAGTTCTTCGGCTGCGGCCACGAGCAGGGTGGAATGGCGCAACTGTTCACCATTGCGGCTAGGCGCTTGCACCACGTCCCGGACGAGCTCGACGATCACACCGCAGCGCTGATCGAACCACTGTCGACGCCAGTCCATGCCGTCCGAATCGCCGGACCGTTGGAGGGGCGCAGCGTGGCGATCATCGGTGGCGGAACCATCGGCCTCCTCACGCTCGCGGCCGCACGTGCAGCGGGCGCGCGGCGGGTTGTGCTGACCGACCCACTTGCAGCCAAGCGCGCGCTCGCAGCGGAACTGGGAGCGGACGCAGTCGTCGACGCGGCGGCGCCACACGCGACCGCCCAGATACGTGCGGCTCTCGGCGAAAGCGCGGATGTGGTGTTCGACTGCGTGGCGATCACCCCCACGGTGGCCCAGGGCGTGGAGTTGGCCCGTAAGGGCGGAACCGTCGCGATCGTGGGCGTACCCACCGACGACCTCGTCGTGCCGTTGCCAATCGTCCAGGATGAGCAGATTCGCCTGCAGGGAAGCGCGACGTATGTCGCGCAAGACGTCCGCGCTGCAATCGAACTGCTGCAGTCAGGGGCGGTCCCCGCCGACCGCATAGTCACCTCCGAACGCCCGGAAGCGGAGGCAGCGCAGGCTTTTCGGGACGCGATAAGTGGCGAGCAGATCAAAGTCGTCATTCGGTGGTGA
- a CDS encoding DeoR/GlpR family DNA-binding transcription regulator, with amino-acid sequence MTDHHGGDLRSAAQRRSGIVRMLRSAGQVRAVDLANDLGVTHETVRKDLVMLESRGLLRRVHGGALPVESLSYEPDVSERTVQSEEKRRIAEAAAALVPDQGAVLLDAGSTVAALADAFPQTAQVTVVTNALPIALSLLGFPLVSVHTVGGRVRPTTMAEVDHWALRALAEVRVDVAFLGTNACSVKHGLSTPDDSEAAVKRAMIAAAERRVLLADHTKFTRSSVFTYADLSDIDVLVTDEGLPTDVRRDIGQCGVEVVTA; translated from the coding sequence GTGACCGATCACCACGGCGGCGATCTCCGGTCGGCGGCTCAGCGCAGATCCGGGATCGTGCGCATGCTGCGCTCGGCCGGACAGGTACGTGCCGTCGATCTCGCCAACGACCTCGGTGTGACGCACGAGACCGTACGCAAAGATCTGGTGATGCTTGAGTCGCGGGGCCTGCTCCGTCGAGTACACGGTGGTGCTCTTCCGGTGGAGTCCCTGTCCTATGAGCCGGACGTGAGCGAGCGGACAGTCCAATCTGAGGAGAAGCGTCGGATCGCTGAAGCCGCGGCAGCTTTGGTGCCCGACCAGGGCGCGGTGCTCCTCGATGCCGGTTCGACCGTTGCGGCGCTCGCGGACGCTTTTCCGCAGACCGCGCAGGTCACGGTCGTCACCAATGCCCTGCCTATCGCGTTATCCCTTCTTGGGTTTCCGTTGGTATCAGTGCACACAGTGGGTGGACGGGTACGCCCCACCACGATGGCGGAGGTCGATCATTGGGCGCTTCGAGCCCTTGCCGAGGTGCGCGTCGACGTTGCCTTCCTCGGGACGAATGCGTGTTCGGTGAAGCACGGACTGTCGACGCCGGACGATTCTGAGGCGGCAGTGAAACGAGCCATGATCGCGGCCGCCGAGCGCCGAGTGTTACTCGCCGACCACACGAAGTTCACCCGGTCATCGGTGTTCACCTATGCCGACCTTTCGGATATCGATGTGCTCGTCACGGACGAGGGCCTGCCCACTGATGTCCGGCGGGACATCGGTCAATGCGGCGTCGAAGTCGTGACGGCCTAG
- a CDS encoding MFS transporter yields MAVPETFDFRRLAIPAYAPSLFFGLGEGAILPVMPLVARDLGASLSVAAGLVTLIQVGSLLFNVPAAFLSSRFGERKAIVGAALCGVLAAVISAFAPGLVVFAVGALLLGAAQSVFFLARQTYLTDAVPIAFRARALSTLGGIMRIGFFGGPFIGAAAIHFVDLRGAYAVCVVALVVAGLCAMAMPDLVSEARAGHHESVSAWTILRDHRRVFLTVGMGIVLVAVVRSARQVVIPLWADEIGMTAAAASLAYGVSNAVDMLVFYPAGKVMDVWGRRWVTVPSMTLMGLALLAIPLTSAPLAFTAVACVLGFANGIGSGMVMTLGADLSPARGRIQFLGIWRVLSDLGAVGGPATVAMLTAVWTLGVGVAACGGVGLAAALVLWRAAPRSTQS; encoded by the coding sequence GTGGCGGTTCCTGAGACGTTCGACTTCCGACGACTCGCCATTCCCGCCTATGCACCCAGTTTGTTCTTTGGCCTGGGCGAGGGTGCGATCCTGCCGGTCATGCCGTTGGTCGCGCGCGACCTCGGAGCGAGCCTGTCGGTAGCGGCTGGCCTGGTCACCCTGATCCAAGTCGGATCGCTGCTGTTCAACGTGCCTGCGGCCTTCTTGTCGAGCCGGTTTGGCGAACGAAAAGCCATCGTCGGCGCCGCGCTGTGCGGGGTTCTTGCTGCGGTGATCTCGGCCTTCGCGCCCGGCCTCGTGGTGTTTGCAGTCGGTGCGCTCCTCCTCGGTGCCGCTCAGTCAGTCTTCTTTCTTGCCCGGCAGACCTATCTGACGGATGCGGTACCGATCGCCTTCCGTGCGCGTGCGTTATCCACGCTGGGCGGCATCATGCGGATCGGGTTCTTTGGCGGTCCGTTCATCGGTGCCGCAGCCATTCACTTTGTGGACCTGCGGGGTGCGTACGCCGTCTGCGTGGTCGCGCTGGTCGTTGCTGGTCTGTGCGCGATGGCGATGCCAGATCTTGTGTCTGAAGCGCGCGCGGGCCACCACGAATCGGTATCAGCCTGGACTATCTTGCGCGATCACCGCCGAGTCTTTCTGACCGTGGGCATGGGCATCGTGCTGGTCGCGGTCGTGCGCTCCGCGCGGCAGGTCGTCATCCCACTGTGGGCCGACGAGATCGGGATGACGGCGGCGGCCGCCTCCCTGGCGTACGGCGTGAGTAACGCCGTGGACATGCTCGTCTTCTATCCAGCGGGCAAGGTGATGGACGTGTGGGGTCGCCGATGGGTCACTGTCCCGTCCATGACGCTGATGGGCCTGGCCTTGTTGGCGATTCCGTTGACCTCGGCCCCGCTCGCCTTCACGGCGGTCGCGTGTGTTCTGGGTTTCGCCAACGGCATCGGATCCGGCATGGTCATGACCCTTGGAGCTGACCTTTCGCCGGCCCGTGGCCGAATTCAATTCCTCGGAATCTGGCGGGTGCTGTCCGACTTGGGTGCCGTTGGCGGTCCCGCGACCGTGGCGATGCTGACTGCGGTGTGGACGCTCGGAGTCGGGGTCGCTGCCTGCGGCGGGGTCGGTCTGGCTGCGGCCTTGGTGCTGTGGCGAGCCGCGCCCCGCTCCACGCAAAGTTAA
- a CDS encoding immune inhibitor A domain-containing protein, with product MTRRFLALVTASSAVTALSVATIAGSAGAVPDSDGSASPPQANGQHVKKHDYPDPLQDKQRLVRQTAVDNYVKGKIKPKTIGGVRVLEVDDGKQTSAQRAAHGGAKHNGAKKRYVQYEPTETSNIFTVLAEFGTKARAAEGGTPGPVHNKIAKPDKKIDGTATDDNEKYWKKNFNRKHYKNLMFSDTDESMRTFYKAQSLGRHHIQGDVSDWVTVPYNGARYGSNKGGEPEEQERYWAFVGDSLTAWHKAQVKAGKSKAEIKKYLKQFDVWDRYDYDEDGNFNEPDGYIDHFQAIHSGEGEEAGGGTLGDDAIWSHRWSVGTGGGEIGPGANKAGGVQIGDTGMWVRDYTTEPENGGLGVFAHEYAHDLGLPDLYDTSGAGVSNSTGYWTLMSSGSWLGHGKGTTGTTPGYMGAWEKLQLGWSDVKTLQYGHSGKVDLGPADMDDAKKPQAVAVSLPDKSVTTDYNTPKSGEYEWWTGRSDNRNAKLTRSIDLTGKKAASVSSAVWYDIEADYDFLYGQVSTDGGKTWTTIGEPVTGAKKEWSEVSFDLSAYAGKKIDFRFLYQTDSGLNEAGAFLDDITVTIDGAKATDDVESEASDWTSSGFIRMTGSHTEVLTHYYLAEHRRYSGYDTTLQTGPYSRGYASTRPDVVEHYPYQDGLLIWYVNNAYKDNNVAKHPGGGQVIPVDANPKPMKWPDGADTSTTLQSYDSTFGTTKTDAFTLHKNGLAANIKSKPGVKVFDDTNPNAYWYESNQYHSTKVAGTGTKILVKGQTKDGTTVSVQFPKVGEMRKR from the coding sequence GTGACGCGACGATTTCTTGCGCTGGTGACTGCGAGTAGTGCCGTGACGGCACTGTCGGTAGCCACCATTGCCGGATCGGCTGGCGCGGTTCCCGACTCCGACGGCTCGGCAAGTCCGCCGCAGGCCAACGGACAGCACGTCAAGAAGCACGACTACCCGGACCCGTTGCAGGACAAGCAGCGTCTTGTCCGTCAGACAGCAGTCGATAACTACGTTAAGGGCAAGATCAAGCCCAAGACCATCGGCGGCGTACGCGTGCTAGAGGTCGATGACGGCAAGCAGACGTCTGCTCAGCGAGCAGCACATGGTGGTGCCAAGCACAACGGCGCGAAGAAGCGTTATGTCCAGTACGAGCCCACCGAGACCTCGAACATCTTCACGGTGCTCGCCGAGTTTGGGACCAAGGCACGAGCCGCCGAAGGCGGAACCCCCGGCCCGGTGCACAACAAGATCGCGAAGCCGGACAAGAAGATCGACGGTACGGCGACGGACGACAACGAGAAGTACTGGAAGAAGAACTTCAACCGCAAGCACTACAAGAACCTGATGTTCAGCGACACCGATGAGTCGATGCGCACCTTCTACAAAGCGCAGTCACTGGGGCGCCACCACATCCAAGGCGACGTGAGCGACTGGGTCACGGTGCCCTACAACGGTGCGCGTTACGGCTCCAACAAGGGTGGGGAGCCGGAGGAACAGGAGCGTTACTGGGCATTCGTCGGCGATAGCTTGACGGCCTGGCACAAGGCGCAGGTCAAGGCTGGCAAGTCCAAGGCCGAGATCAAGAAATACCTCAAGCAGTTCGACGTCTGGGACCGTTACGACTACGACGAGGACGGCAACTTCAACGAGCCCGACGGATACATCGACCACTTCCAGGCCATTCACTCCGGTGAAGGTGAAGAAGCAGGCGGCGGCACGCTAGGCGACGACGCGATCTGGTCCCACCGCTGGTCGGTCGGTACGGGAGGCGGCGAGATTGGGCCCGGAGCCAACAAGGCTGGCGGCGTTCAGATTGGCGACACCGGGATGTGGGTCCGCGACTACACCACCGAGCCAGAGAATGGCGGGCTCGGCGTCTTCGCGCACGAGTACGCCCACGACCTCGGCCTGCCGGACCTGTATGACACCTCCGGCGCCGGAGTGAGCAACAGCACGGGCTACTGGACACTGATGAGTTCCGGCTCGTGGCTCGGACACGGCAAGGGCACCACGGGAACGACACCGGGTTATATGGGCGCCTGGGAGAAGTTGCAGCTCGGCTGGTCGGACGTGAAGACGTTGCAGTACGGCCACTCGGGCAAGGTCGATCTTGGTCCAGCAGACATGGACGACGCGAAGAAGCCACAGGCAGTGGCTGTCTCCCTGCCAGACAAGTCGGTCACCACTGACTACAACACGCCGAAGTCAGGTGAGTACGAGTGGTGGACCGGGCGAAGCGACAATCGCAACGCCAAACTCACCCGCTCGATCGACTTGACTGGCAAGAAGGCCGCAAGCGTGAGTTCGGCCGTGTGGTACGACATCGAAGCCGACTATGACTTCCTCTACGGCCAGGTCTCTACCGACGGTGGAAAGACCTGGACCACGATCGGTGAGCCGGTGACCGGAGCGAAGAAGGAATGGAGCGAGGTGTCCTTTGACCTGTCGGCCTATGCCGGCAAGAAGATTGACTTCCGGTTCCTCTACCAGACCGACAGCGGACTCAACGAGGCTGGCGCGTTCCTGGACGACATTACGGTGACCATCGACGGCGCGAAGGCCACCGATGACGTGGAGTCCGAGGCTTCCGACTGGACCTCGTCTGGCTTCATTCGGATGACGGGCTCGCACACCGAGGTGCTCACGCACTACTACTTGGCCGAGCACCGGCGCTACAGCGGATATGACACCACCTTGCAGACGGGTCCGTATTCCCGCGGTTACGCCAGCACTCGTCCGGACGTGGTCGAGCACTACCCCTACCAGGACGGTCTGCTGATCTGGTACGTCAACAACGCCTACAAGGACAACAACGTCGCAAAGCACCCTGGCGGTGGTCAGGTCATTCCCGTTGATGCCAACCCGAAGCCGATGAAGTGGCCAGATGGGGCCGACACATCGACGACGCTGCAGTCCTACGACAGCACGTTCGGCACGACGAAGACCGATGCCTTCACGTTGCACAAGAACGGGCTCGCGGCGAACATCAAGTCCAAGCCCGGAGTCAAGGTCTTCGATGACACCAACCCGAATGCGTACTGGTATGAGTCAAACCAGTACCACTCGACCAAGGTGGCCGGCACCGGGACCAAGATCCTGGTGAAGGGCCAGACCAAGGACGGCACGACCGTGTCGGTGCAGTTCCCCAAGGTTGGGGAGATGCGTAAGCGGTAG
- a CDS encoding glutamine synthetase family protein has translation MDRQQEFVLRTIEERDIRFVRIWFTDVLGTLKSVAIAPAELEGAFAEGIGFDGSSIEGFARVFEADMLLLPDASTFQVLPWRGESPSTARMFADIRMPDGTPSPADPRTVLGRAMNTASEQGFTFYTHPEIEFYLFKPDVEPGQPPVPVDQAGFFDHVPYGTAHDFRRAAITRLEQMGISVEFSHHEGGPGQNEIDLRYADALSTADNIMTFRAIVKETALERGVFASFMPKPLLGQPGSAMHTHLSLFDGDSNAFYEAGAPYQLSKTGRQFIAGLLVHAGEICAVTNQWVNSYKRIWSGGEAPAHVCWGHNNRSAMVRVPMHKPGKEQSVRAEVRSIDSAANPYLAYSVLLAAGLKGIAEGYELPPEAEDDVWGLTDRERRAMGIKPLPGSLDAALTEMEESELVAETLGEHVFDFFLRNKQAEWASYREQVTQFELDQYLKQL, from the coding sequence ATGGATCGTCAACAGGAGTTTGTCCTGCGCACTATCGAAGAACGAGACATTCGCTTCGTGCGCATCTGGTTCACCGATGTGCTCGGCACGTTGAAGTCGGTAGCCATCGCCCCCGCCGAGCTCGAGGGTGCCTTTGCGGAGGGCATCGGCTTCGACGGGTCCTCCATCGAGGGTTTTGCTCGGGTCTTTGAAGCCGACATGTTGCTTCTTCCGGACGCCTCGACCTTCCAGGTTTTGCCCTGGCGGGGCGAAAGTCCCAGCACCGCACGGATGTTCGCCGATATCCGGATGCCTGACGGGACCCCGAGCCCCGCCGATCCGCGGACCGTCCTCGGCCGAGCGATGAACACCGCGAGCGAGCAGGGGTTCACCTTCTACACCCACCCCGAGATCGAGTTCTACCTGTTCAAGCCAGACGTAGAACCCGGGCAGCCCCCTGTGCCGGTCGACCAAGCCGGCTTCTTCGACCACGTGCCGTATGGGACGGCGCACGACTTTCGGCGGGCCGCGATTACCCGTCTGGAGCAGATGGGAATCTCAGTCGAGTTCAGCCATCACGAGGGCGGGCCTGGGCAGAACGAAATCGACCTGCGCTATGCCGATGCCTTGTCGACTGCGGACAACATCATGACTTTCCGCGCGATCGTCAAGGAGACCGCGCTCGAACGCGGTGTTTTCGCATCCTTCATGCCGAAACCTCTACTCGGGCAACCAGGCTCGGCGATGCATACCCACCTGTCGCTGTTTGATGGAGACTCCAACGCCTTTTATGAGGCAGGCGCGCCGTACCAGTTGTCCAAGACCGGGCGGCAGTTCATCGCTGGCCTCCTGGTGCACGCCGGAGAGATCTGCGCGGTCACCAATCAATGGGTCAACTCCTACAAGCGGATCTGGAGCGGTGGGGAGGCGCCGGCCCACGTTTGTTGGGGGCACAACAACCGCAGCGCCATGGTGCGAGTGCCGATGCACAAGCCAGGCAAAGAACAGAGCGTGCGTGCCGAGGTGCGGTCTATTGACTCGGCGGCCAACCCCTACCTCGCCTACTCCGTGCTCCTTGCCGCCGGCCTCAAAGGAATCGCCGAAGGCTATGAACTTCCGCCCGAGGCCGAGGACGACGTGTGGGGCCTGACCGACCGCGAACGGCGAGCCATGGGCATCAAACCGTTGCCGGGCTCGCTCGATGCCGCATTGACCGAGATGGAGGAGTCCGAGCTCGTGGCCGAAACTCTCGGCGAGCATGTCTTCGACTTCTTCCTGCGCAACAAGCAGGCCGAGTGGGCGTCCTACCGCGAGCAGGTCACCCAGTTCGAGCTCGATCAGTACCTCAAGCAGTTGTGA
- a CDS encoding bifunctional [glutamine synthetase] adenylyltransferase/[glutamine synthetase]-adenylyl-L-tyrosine phosphorylase encodes MSTRRAGEGPASTLARAGLVDTERALGLLDELQVGGVADGSQDGLVEALGRVADPDEALLGLVRLREVMSTSEQAALADVLEHSGLERDRLLQVLGASSALTDHLVRHPEHWHDACHAELADAPALTRMVQDDIDARPPDMTRYDALRVAYRRQIVRIAAVDLTSDAREVLPEIAAALADLAAAALEAALHVARDEVQNADSCRLSVIGMGKCGGRELNYVSDVDVIFVAEPAEGVEEDDALTVATALATSMMRACSASTGEGTLWPVDAALRPEGKQGPLVRTIASHRAYYERWAKTWEFQALLKARHVAGDSGVGEAYLEAVLPFVWQASKRDNFVGDVQSMRRRVEQHVPAAEAPRQLKLGPGGLRDIEFSVQLLQLVHGRTDDLIRFRGTLTGLEALSTRGYVGRTDAHHLDDAYRLLRVLEHRIQLHRMRRTHLVPTAEADLRRLGRSVGLRSESAKAVTKLWRDQAREVRRMHERLFYRPLLSAVARLDDDAARLSMADARERLAALGFQDPAGALRHVQALTTGVSRRAVMQRTLLPVMLQWFAEEADPDAGLLSFRKISEDLGSSPWFLMHLREGSAAEQLARVLARSRYAGAMLERSPSSVGLLGSGEPLEPRARDVITEQMRRAAARHDDAEASAHAVRSVRRTELVRVSVADLLGAVDLERVEDALTDIARATLQSLFDIAIAGVTGGNEPLCRLAVIGMGRFGGREMGYSSDADVMFVYEPLPSTDETAAGKQALAVVTELTRLATLGGPDPAFEMDADLRPEGRSGPLIRSLDSYAAYYERWSEGWEAQALLRAKPVAGDAELGEKFSALIDPLRWPADGISSSAVRQIRTLKARMEAERIPRGGDRKTHFKLGHGGLSDVEWTVQLLQLQHACAVPALRHTGTLTPLRAAAAAGLLDPEEADALLDAWTFATRVRNAAVLWRGRAVDALPSDVRDGDGIGRILGYPPASGPQVHDDYRRSARHARAVVDRVFYGM; translated from the coding sequence GTGAGTACTCGCCGCGCAGGAGAAGGCCCCGCCAGCACGCTCGCGCGAGCCGGTCTGGTCGATACCGAGCGGGCGCTTGGTCTGCTCGACGAACTCCAGGTCGGTGGTGTTGCGGACGGTAGCCAAGACGGCCTTGTCGAGGCACTCGGTCGAGTGGCAGACCCGGACGAGGCGCTCCTTGGCCTGGTGCGGTTGCGCGAGGTCATGTCGACGTCCGAGCAGGCTGCGCTGGCCGACGTGTTGGAGCACAGTGGCCTCGAACGCGACCGACTTCTTCAGGTGCTCGGCGCCTCCAGCGCGTTGACCGATCACCTCGTCCGACATCCTGAGCACTGGCACGATGCTTGCCACGCCGAACTCGCCGACGCACCTGCACTGACCCGGATGGTGCAGGACGACATCGACGCCCGGCCACCAGACATGACGCGGTACGACGCACTGCGGGTGGCCTACCGCCGCCAGATTGTGCGCATTGCCGCGGTCGACCTGACGTCCGACGCGCGGGAAGTTCTCCCGGAGATTGCCGCGGCCCTGGCCGACTTGGCGGCAGCCGCACTCGAGGCCGCGCTGCACGTGGCCCGGGACGAGGTACAGAACGCCGATTCGTGTCGGCTCTCGGTCATCGGTATGGGTAAGTGCGGGGGGCGCGAACTCAACTATGTCTCCGATGTCGATGTGATCTTCGTGGCCGAACCCGCAGAGGGCGTCGAAGAAGACGATGCGCTCACCGTCGCCACCGCGCTCGCGACCTCCATGATGCGGGCCTGTTCGGCCTCGACCGGGGAAGGAACCCTGTGGCCGGTAGACGCTGCGCTTCGCCCCGAAGGTAAGCAGGGGCCGTTGGTGCGGACGATTGCCAGTCACCGTGCGTACTACGAACGGTGGGCCAAGACCTGGGAGTTTCAGGCGCTTCTCAAAGCCCGGCATGTGGCGGGCGACTCCGGCGTGGGCGAGGCATACCTGGAGGCGGTGCTGCCCTTCGTGTGGCAGGCGTCCAAGCGCGACAACTTCGTCGGTGATGTGCAGAGCATGCGCCGCAGGGTCGAGCAACACGTGCCTGCAGCCGAGGCGCCTCGACAGCTCAAATTGGGTCCAGGTGGTTTGCGTGACATCGAGTTCAGCGTGCAACTTCTGCAGTTGGTGCACGGGCGGACGGATGACCTGATCCGATTCCGCGGAACACTGACCGGGCTGGAAGCGCTCTCCACCCGCGGGTACGTCGGCCGCACGGACGCGCATCACCTCGACGATGCGTACCGTCTCCTGCGGGTTCTGGAGCACCGCATCCAATTGCACCGGATGCGGCGCACCCACCTGGTGCCCACCGCCGAAGCGGACCTGCGCCGGCTCGGCCGGTCGGTCGGTCTGCGGTCAGAATCAGCGAAGGCCGTCACGAAGTTGTGGCGGGATCAGGCTCGCGAAGTGCGCCGTATGCATGAGCGCCTGTTCTATCGCCCCCTCCTATCAGCGGTCGCAAGGCTTGATGACGACGCGGCCCGTCTTTCGATGGCAGATGCGCGAGAACGATTGGCCGCATTGGGTTTTCAGGACCCAGCTGGAGCCCTTCGCCACGTCCAGGCACTCACGACCGGCGTGAGTCGTCGGGCCGTGATGCAACGCACCCTTCTTCCGGTGATGCTGCAGTGGTTTGCCGAAGAAGCTGACCCCGACGCCGGGCTGCTGTCTTTCCGGAAGATCAGTGAAGACCTTGGCTCTAGTCCGTGGTTCCTTATGCACTTGCGCGAGGGGAGCGCTGCAGAGCAACTCGCCAGAGTCCTGGCGCGCAGCCGCTATGCCGGCGCCATGCTCGAGCGGTCGCCGTCATCGGTGGGCCTGCTGGGTTCGGGCGAGCCGCTCGAGCCGCGAGCTCGAGACGTCATCACCGAGCAGATGCGCCGGGCGGCCGCCCGACACGATGATGCCGAAGCCTCAGCTCATGCCGTGCGTAGCGTTCGCCGCACCGAACTGGTGCGCGTCTCCGTGGCCGACCTGCTCGGCGCCGTGGATCTGGAGCGAGTAGAGGACGCGCTCACCGATATCGCCCGAGCGACATTGCAGTCGTTGTTCGACATTGCTATCGCCGGAGTGACGGGTGGGAATGAGCCGCTGTGTCGGCTCGCAGTGATCGGTATGGGTCGATTCGGCGGCCGCGAGATGGGCTACAGCAGCGACGCTGACGTCATGTTCGTCTACGAGCCTCTTCCCAGTACTGACGAGACCGCGGCCGGAAAACAGGCGCTGGCGGTCGTGACTGAACTGACTCGCCTGGCGACCCTCGGCGGACCGGACCCCGCATTTGAGATGGACGCCGATCTGCGCCCGGAAGGCAGATCCGGGCCGCTCATCCGCAGCCTGGACTCGTATGCCGCCTATTACGAACGATGGAGCGAGGGCTGGGAAGCGCAAGCGTTGCTGCGCGCCAAACCGGTGGCGGGAGACGCAGAGCTGGGGGAGAAATTCTCGGCGCTGATTGACCCGCTGCGCTGGCCCGCAGACGGAATTTCAAGCTCGGCCGTGCGTCAGATTCGTACCCTCAAGGCACGGATGGAAGCCGAGCGCATTCCGCGCGGCGGAGATCGCAAGACGCACTTCAAACTTGGCCATGGCGGACTCTCGGACGTCGAGTGGACAGTGCAATTGCTGCAGTTGCAGCATGCGTGCGCGGTTCCAGCGCTGCGGCACACCGGAACCCTGACGCCCTTGCGGGCGGCGGCCGCTGCCGGTCTCCTGGATCCCGAAGAGGCCGATGCGTTGCTGGACGCATGGACGTTTGCCACGCGGGTTCGCAATGCCGCGGTGCTGTGGCGCGGGCGTGCCGTTGATGCGCTGCCCAGCGATGTGCGCGATGGTGACGGCATTGGCAGGATTCTGGGATACCCGCCCGCGTCCGGGCCCCAGGTGCACGATGACTACCGCAGGTCCGCCCGGCATGCGCGCGCCGTGGTGGACCGGGTGTTTTACGGGATGTAG